In Daphnia magna isolate NIES linkage group LG7, ASM2063170v1.1, whole genome shotgun sequence, a single genomic region encodes these proteins:
- the LOC116927917 gene encoding phosrestin-2 isoform X1, which translates to MQTNLMKKLSPSGDITMYIAQREYVDHYKSVDPIDGVVIVPTSKAHGHRLFVEIQLHFRYASLSPLHMYQFQSAFHFIKLQGAEAEEFSNIPFKKMVVVASQELFPLGNGPNQIPHVFINWQTALCKKMANMQGICPFKLEFPQGSPPSLVVAGPAGVSGEPCGLTYQVVSYFCTDPTLPLVKKNTVGFNVRVTQETLPVPLLEQLSLAPSTRPATLVSRQFLLSPGKMQIEMCLDRAVVYYGEKLSMHVQITNNSSRTIRKIKCKLYQVSQLSFATGERRAPLYCMETTEGCPIPPGATLQRTYTLMTKLQPHRTNENLVFEASTNRGEVERLSASTIFPYTDPKEGFAILVSYEAKIKVYMGGSQFQSVRSTLGEVSARVPFFLFHQTPRENIELEESVSTSNPVAKPHRMVRLTSVDNEAAKEQPLLVDW; encoded by the exons ATGCAGACCAATCTGATGAAAAAACTCTCGCCTAGTGGAGAT aTAACAATGTACATTGCCCAAAGGGAATATGTGGACCATTATAAAAGCGTCGATCCAATTG ATGGAGTTGTCATTGTGCCCACTAGCAAAGCCCACGGCCATCGTCTCTTTGTTGAAATTCAACTCCACTTCAGATATGCAAGTCTTTCGCCATTGCACATGTATCAGTTTCAATCAGCGTTTCATTTCATCAAATTACAGGGTGCAGAAGCGGAAGAATTTTCCAACATACCGTTCAAGAAAATGGTTGTCGTAGCATCGCAAGAGCTTTTCCCGTTGGGAAACGGACCCAATCAGATACCCCACGTCTTTATCAACTGGCAG ACGGCCCTGTGTAAGAAGATGGCGAACATGCAAGGCATTTGCCCGTTCAAATTAGAATTCCCGCAAGGTTCACCACCGTCGTTGGTGGTAGCTGGACCTGCAGGTGTATCTGGCGAGCCTTG CGGCCTGACTTATCAAGTTGTTTCTTACTTTTGCACCGACCCGACTCTTCCGCTTGTCAAAAA GAACACGGTGGGATTTAACGTGCGCGTGACTCAGGAAACCCTACCGGTGCCTCTGCTTGAGCAGCTTTCCTTAGCGCCCAGCACTCGGCCAGCTACGCTCGTGTCACGGCAATTTCTCCTATCACCAGGCAAAATGCAAATCGAGATGTGTCTCGATCGGGCTGTTGTTTATTACGGCGAGAAATTATCCATGCACGTCCAAATCACTAACAACAGCAGCCGGACTATTCGCAAAATCAAATGCAAACTGTATCAGGTGTCACAGCTTTCATTCGCCACAGGTGAAAGACGAGCGCCGTTGTATTGCATGGAAACAACAGAAGGATGTCCCATTCCGCCAGGAGCAACGCTCCAAAGG ACATACACCTTGATGACGAAGCTGCAACCTCATCGCACCAACGAAAACCTGGTCTTCGAAGCTTCGACAAATCGCGGCGAAGTCGAGAGACTATCAGCCTCCACTATATTTCCTTACACC GATCCCAAGGAAGGATTTGCCATTCTTGTTTCGTACGAAGCAAAG ATCAAGGTGTATATGGGTGGCTCTCAATTCCAATCGGTGCGGTCGACTTTGGGAGAGGTTTCTGCACGCGTACCGTTCTTTTTATTCCATCAAACACCGAGGGAAAACATCGAGCTGGAAGAGTCTGTTTCAACCTCAAATCCAGTTGCAAAACCACATCGGATGGTCAG ATTGACATCAGTGGACAATGAAGCAGCAAAAGAACAACCTCTTCTCGTCGACTGGTAG
- the LOC116926712 gene encoding 5-hydroxytryptamine receptor 2B translates to MEGQIKWNESVTTTVSSMSSTSLLVWLTSTTTSNTSVDSVDDNSDSNVYNWSFICVMVFVVAGTVGNVLVCLAVWLERPLQNVTNWFLVSLAFADLIVSTIVMPFGATAGFLGYWPLGVTWCNVYVTCDVLACSASILHMCCISLGRYLGIRSPLKARGYGGRGGGSSSFLTGGSSKRLVVVRVVLVWLLALLISSPISALGLIDPSNIMIGNQCVINNRGFAFFGSLAAFYIPMIIMVVSYALTVHLLRNKARQHQQQLMSRVGGSGSSNYTAGGRFAGNKRSFHSVNFNDDEHKAVNEDAPLQQERGTQTPVSVSRERRRLIWKERISFSPSSCQCSLAARTTADDEQAEQPIRIIKASASTASSMANRGRKVGSTTPRRSGSIVSSSTPNISSAATVANEQKASKVLGVVFFTFVLCWAPFFLLNLLMAVWPACSAYIPDRLVATCLWLGYVSSTINPLIYTVFNRTFKRVFIRLLKCQCRKSPTSILAASASATTVATVQHRYSRCASVCEGLANQQLQQQQQSVLPPSANRYR, encoded by the exons ATGGAAGGCCAAATCAAATGGAATGAGAGCGTAACGACGACCGTGTCGTCCATGTCGTCGACGTCCCTATTAGTGTGGTTGACATCGACGACGACTAGCAACACCTCGGTTGACAGTGTCGACGACAACAGCGACTCCAACGTCTACAATTGGTCGTTCATTTGCGTGATGGTGTTCGTCGTGGCCGGAACGGTGGGCAACGTCCTTGTATGTTTAGCCGTTTGGCTGGAACGTCCGCTCCAGAATGTCACCAACTGGTTCCTCGTTTCGTTGGCCTTCGCCGACCTCATCGTTAGCACCATCGTCATGCCTTTCGGTGCCACGGCCGGTTTCTTAG GATATTGGCCGCTGGGAGTGACTTGGTGTAACGTTTACGTCACTTGCGACGTGCTGGCGTGTTCGGCTTCCATTCTGCACATGTGTTGCATCAGCCTGGGCCGATACCTGGGAATAAGGAGCCCATTAAAAGCCAGGGGATACGGAGGACGAGGTGGTGGCAGTAGCAGTTTCCTGACAGGCGGCAGTTCCAAACGGCTGGTAGTCGTGCGAGTGGTGCTCGTATGGCTTTTGGCACTTCTCATCAGCTCACCCATAAGCGCCCTGGGCCTGATCGACCCTTCCAACATCATGATCGGCAACCAGTGCGTCATCAACAACAGAGGATTCGCCTTTTTCGGATCTCTGGCCGCTTTTTATATACCAATGATCATTATGGTCGTCTCCTATGCCCTAACGGTCCACCTGCTGCGCAACAAAGCGCGTCAGCACCAACAGCAACTCATGTCGAGGGTCGGAGGCAGCGGTTCCAGTAATTACACGGCCGGCGGACGTTTTGCTGGCAATAAAAGGAGTTTTCATTCGGTCAACTTCAACGACGACGAACATAAAGCCGTCAACGAAGATGCGCCGCTGCAGCAAGAGCGCGGCACTCAGACGCCGGTCAGCGTGTCGAGAGAACGACGCCGATTGATATGGAAGGAAAGGATCAGTTTTTCGCCTTCGTCGTGTCAATGTTCCTTGGCCGCGCGAACAACAGCCGATGATGAACAGGCAGAACAGCCCATCCGGATTATCAAAGCCTCAGCATCAACGGCCAGTAGCATGGCCAATCGTGGCCGCAAAGTCGGCAGTACGACTCCTCGTCGATCGGGTTCCATCGTATCGTCGTCGACGCCCAACATATCCAGCGCCGCTACCGTAGCCAACGAGCAAAAGGCCAGCAAAGTCTTGGGCGTCGTCTTCTTCAC GTTCGTGCTGTGCTGGGCGCCATTTTTCTTACTTAATTTACTGATGGCCGTGTGGCCGGCGTGCAGCGCTTACATCCCGGACCGTTTAGTGGCCACTTGTCTATGGCTCGGTTACGTTTCTTCCACCATCAATCCGCTCATTTACACCGTATTCAACCGGACGTTTAAGCGCGTCTTCATCCGCCTTCTGAAATGTCAGTGCCGCAAGTCGCCAACGTCTATCTTGGCGGCCTCGGCCAGCGCAACGACCGTCGCCACCGTCCAGCATCGATACAGTCGGTGCGCATCCGTCTGCGAGGGACTCGCCAACCAACaactgcaacaacaacaacaatcagTCCTTCCCCCGTCAGCTAATCGTTATCGATAA
- the LOC116927915 gene encoding sequestosome-1 isoform X2, producing MANTLPFKCYLLTNNEQDKEIRRFTLESDVVGNFTYLREKVRSVYPQLLRENFSISYIDEEGDKVTVSSDDELVAALMFAKREGDEPFRLIVQLTGGVKPEGVSAPIGSPGNCEGEIHWGVTCDGCQGAVKGFRYKCFQCPDFDLCGKCETAGQHPGHTLIRVSGAMPVSFQAMRNLLNGGTEVPHWRRKHHGRFHHQQGHHGWNACSPSGAYAEVNPPTAGCNKGANKPDAKPHCLYKFYMDQAKETASTFQANHPEYLAGLGSTIASVIEGLGLGLGAVSGGSCPRTTSQKPETKKENIGKEEAKPEAKNNKTEAKKEVIIPVTVERDELPASASIVNPYAQLVDALAVARAVEMSNLAAGAAAAAQEKANAETSAPKVNFQFGMTSQTGMTAQAPPQAVAEAVAEAVAQAPTQAVAEAVAEAAASAPPQAVADAVAKAVAEAASALQTASAQAMAEATTVAERDPFIPKQNEEMAASVKPRSPRGDSGDWTIVDHGTENPSSVTATSVEPAPQSEGARPKNLPQKPVEENVSSHPDPFICAALETMLAMGFTNEGGWLAQLLEVKGGDIGKTLDVLQSQFQRRQQF from the exons ATGGCGAATACGTTACCATTTAAGTGTTATCTTTTGACCAACAACGAACAAGATAAGGAAATTCGTCGTTTCACTCTTGAATCAGACGTGGTGGGTAATTTCACGTATCTTAGGGAGAAAGTTCGCTCCGTTTACCCACAGCTACTACGTGAAAATTTCAGCATTTCATATATTG ATGAAGAAGGAGATAAAGTGACAGTTTCTAGCGATGATGAGCTGGTGGCAGCTCTTATGTTTGCCAAGCGTGAAGGTGATGAGCCATTCCGTCTCATTGTTCAACTTACTGGTGGTGTAAAACCTGAAGGTGTGTCAGCACCTATTGGGTCACCTGGCAATTGTGAAGGGGAAATCCACTGGGGTGTGACTTGTGATGGCTGCCAAGGGGCTGTCAAAGGATTTCGCTATAAATGTTTCCAATGCCCTGATTTTGATCTGTGCGGGAAATGCGAGACAGCAGGACAACATCCAGGACATACGCTTATTCGCGTGTCGGGAGCTATG CCCGTGTCATTCCAGGCAATGAGGAACTTATTGAATGGAGGGACTGAGGTTCCACATTGGCGTCGGAAGCATCATGGACGTTTTCACCATCAACAAGGCCATCACGGCTGGAACGCCTGTTCCCCATCTGGGGCCTATGCTGAAGTCAATCCCCCAACCGCAGGTTGCAATAAAGGTGCGAACAAACCCGATGCGAAGCCGCACTGTCTATACAAATTTTACATGGACCAGGCGAAAGAGACTGCCTCAACTTTTCAGGCTAACCACCCCGAATACCTTGCGGGTTTGGGCAGCACGATTGCGTCCGTCATAGAAGGACTCGGACTAG GGCTTGGCGCTGTTAGTGGTGGATCATGCCCTCGTACAACTTCGCAGAAGccagaaacaaagaaagaaaatattggCAAAGAGGAGGCCAAACCCGAAGCGAAGAATAACAAAACAGAAGCAAAGAAAGAAGTTATTATTCCCGTCACTGTAGAGAGGGATGAGTTGCCTGCCAGTGCGTCCATTGTGAACCCTTATGCTCAGTTAGTTGACGCTCTTGCGGTCGCGAGAGCTGTTGAAATGAGCAACCTGGCAGCCGGCGCTGCTGCCGCCGCCCAAGAAAAGGCAAACGCTGAAACTTCTGCTCCTAAAGTAAATTTTCAGTTTGGCATGACTTCACAGACGGGAATGACAGCTCAGGCACCGCCTCAAGCTGTCGCTGAGGCTGTAGCAGAAGCAGTCGCACAGGCCCCTACCCAGGCTGTCGCTGAAGCTGTTGCTGAA GCTGCTGCTTCGGCCCCTCCTCAGGCTGTCGCGGATGCTGTTGCTAAAGCCGTTGCTGAGGCCGCTAGTGCTCTTCAGACTGCCAGTGCTCAAGCTATGGCTGAGGCTACCACTGTTGCCGAAAGAGATCCTTTTATTCCAAAGCAAAACGAAGAAATGGCAGCGAGTGTGAAGCCTCGCTCTCCGCGTGGTGATTCCGGGGACTGGACCATCGTAGATCATGGAACCGAAAACCCTAGCAGCGTTACAGCAACATCTGTAGAGCCTGCCCCCCAAAGCGAGGGTGCTCGTCCAAAAAATCTACCACAGAAGCCAGTTGAGGAGAATGTTTCTAGTCATCCAG ATCCTTTCATATGCGCTGCTCTGGAGACCATGCTGGCAATGGGATTTACCAACGAAGGAGGTTGGCTTGCCCAGCTGTTGGAAGTCAAAGGGGGAGACATAGGGAAAACCCTAGACGTCCTACAGTCACAATTTCAGCGCAGGCAGCAGTTTTAA
- the LOC116927915 gene encoding sequestosome-1 isoform X1 — MANTLPFKCYLLTNNEQDKEIRRFTLESDVVGNFTYLREKVRSVYPQLLRENFSISYIDEEGDKVTVSSDDELVAALMFAKREGDEPFRLIVQLTGGVKPEGVSAPIGSPGNCEGEIHWGVTCDGCQGAVKGFRYKCFQCPDFDLCGKCETAGQHPGHTLIRVSGAMPVSFQAMRNLLNGGTEVPHWRRKHHGRFHHQQGHHGWNACSPSGAYAEVNPPTAGCNKGANKPDAKPHCLYKFYMDQAKETASTFQANHPEYLAGLGSTIASVIEGLGLGLGAVSGGSCPRTTSQKPETKKENIGKEEAKPEAKNNKTEAKKEVIIPVTVERDELPASASIVNPYAQLVDALAVARAVEMSNLAAGAAAAAQEKANAETSAPKVNFQFGMTSQTGMTAQAPPQAVAEAVAEAVAQAPTQAVAEAVAEAAAEAVAQAPPQAVAEAVAEAAASAPPQAVADAVAKAVAEAASALQTASAQAMAEATTVAERDPFIPKQNEEMAASVKPRSPRGDSGDWTIVDHGTENPSSVTATSVEPAPQSEGARPKNLPQKPVEENVSSHPDPFICAALETMLAMGFTNEGGWLAQLLEVKGGDIGKTLDVLQSQFQRRQQF, encoded by the exons ATGGCGAATACGTTACCATTTAAGTGTTATCTTTTGACCAACAACGAACAAGATAAGGAAATTCGTCGTTTCACTCTTGAATCAGACGTGGTGGGTAATTTCACGTATCTTAGGGAGAAAGTTCGCTCCGTTTACCCACAGCTACTACGTGAAAATTTCAGCATTTCATATATTG ATGAAGAAGGAGATAAAGTGACAGTTTCTAGCGATGATGAGCTGGTGGCAGCTCTTATGTTTGCCAAGCGTGAAGGTGATGAGCCATTCCGTCTCATTGTTCAACTTACTGGTGGTGTAAAACCTGAAGGTGTGTCAGCACCTATTGGGTCACCTGGCAATTGTGAAGGGGAAATCCACTGGGGTGTGACTTGTGATGGCTGCCAAGGGGCTGTCAAAGGATTTCGCTATAAATGTTTCCAATGCCCTGATTTTGATCTGTGCGGGAAATGCGAGACAGCAGGACAACATCCAGGACATACGCTTATTCGCGTGTCGGGAGCTATG CCCGTGTCATTCCAGGCAATGAGGAACTTATTGAATGGAGGGACTGAGGTTCCACATTGGCGTCGGAAGCATCATGGACGTTTTCACCATCAACAAGGCCATCACGGCTGGAACGCCTGTTCCCCATCTGGGGCCTATGCTGAAGTCAATCCCCCAACCGCAGGTTGCAATAAAGGTGCGAACAAACCCGATGCGAAGCCGCACTGTCTATACAAATTTTACATGGACCAGGCGAAAGAGACTGCCTCAACTTTTCAGGCTAACCACCCCGAATACCTTGCGGGTTTGGGCAGCACGATTGCGTCCGTCATAGAAGGACTCGGACTAG GGCTTGGCGCTGTTAGTGGTGGATCATGCCCTCGTACAACTTCGCAGAAGccagaaacaaagaaagaaaatattggCAAAGAGGAGGCCAAACCCGAAGCGAAGAATAACAAAACAGAAGCAAAGAAAGAAGTTATTATTCCCGTCACTGTAGAGAGGGATGAGTTGCCTGCCAGTGCGTCCATTGTGAACCCTTATGCTCAGTTAGTTGACGCTCTTGCGGTCGCGAGAGCTGTTGAAATGAGCAACCTGGCAGCCGGCGCTGCTGCCGCCGCCCAAGAAAAGGCAAACGCTGAAACTTCTGCTCCTAAAGTAAATTTTCAGTTTGGCATGACTTCACAGACGGGAATGACAGCTCAGGCACCGCCTCAAGCTGTCGCTGAGGCTGTAGCAGAAGCAGTCGCACAGGCCCCTACCCAGGCTGTCGCTGAAGCTGTTGCTGAAGCTGCTGCAGAAGCAGTCGCACAGGCCCCTCCTCAAGCTGTCGCCGAGGCTGTTGCTGAGGCTGCTGCTTCGGCCCCTCCTCAGGCTGTCGCGGATGCTGTTGCTAAAGCCGTTGCTGAGGCCGCTAGTGCTCTTCAGACTGCCAGTGCTCAAGCTATGGCTGAGGCTACCACTGTTGCCGAAAGAGATCCTTTTATTCCAAAGCAAAACGAAGAAATGGCAGCGAGTGTGAAGCCTCGCTCTCCGCGTGGTGATTCCGGGGACTGGACCATCGTAGATCATGGAACCGAAAACCCTAGCAGCGTTACAGCAACATCTGTAGAGCCTGCCCCCCAAAGCGAGGGTGCTCGTCCAAAAAATCTACCACAGAAGCCAGTTGAGGAGAATGTTTCTAGTCATCCAG ATCCTTTCATATGCGCTGCTCTGGAGACCATGCTGGCAATGGGATTTACCAACGAAGGAGGTTGGCTTGCCCAGCTGTTGGAAGTCAAAGGGGGAGACATAGGGAAAACCCTAGACGTCCTACAGTCACAATTTCAGCGCAGGCAGCAGTTTTAA
- the LOC116927917 gene encoding phosrestin-2 isoform X2: MQTNLMKKLSPSGDITMYIAQREYVDHYKSVDPIDGVVIVPTSKAHGHRLFVEIQLHFRYGAEAEEFSNIPFKKMVVVASQELFPLGNGPNQIPHVFINWQTALCKKMANMQGICPFKLEFPQGSPPSLVVAGPAGVSGEPCGLTYQVVSYFCTDPTLPLVKKNTVGFNVRVTQETLPVPLLEQLSLAPSTRPATLVSRQFLLSPGKMQIEMCLDRAVVYYGEKLSMHVQITNNSSRTIRKIKCKLYQVSQLSFATGERRAPLYCMETTEGCPIPPGATLQRTYTLMTKLQPHRTNENLVFEASTNRGEVERLSASTIFPYTDPKEGFAILVSYEAKIKVYMGGSQFQSVRSTLGEVSARVPFFLFHQTPRENIELEESVSTSNPVAKPHRMVRLTSVDNEAAKEQPLLVDW; the protein is encoded by the exons ATGCAGACCAATCTGATGAAAAAACTCTCGCCTAGTGGAGAT aTAACAATGTACATTGCCCAAAGGGAATATGTGGACCATTATAAAAGCGTCGATCCAATTG ATGGAGTTGTCATTGTGCCCACTAGCAAAGCCCACGGCCATCGTCTCTTTGTTGAAATTCAACTCCACTTCAGATAT GGTGCAGAAGCGGAAGAATTTTCCAACATACCGTTCAAGAAAATGGTTGTCGTAGCATCGCAAGAGCTTTTCCCGTTGGGAAACGGACCCAATCAGATACCCCACGTCTTTATCAACTGGCAG ACGGCCCTGTGTAAGAAGATGGCGAACATGCAAGGCATTTGCCCGTTCAAATTAGAATTCCCGCAAGGTTCACCACCGTCGTTGGTGGTAGCTGGACCTGCAGGTGTATCTGGCGAGCCTTG CGGCCTGACTTATCAAGTTGTTTCTTACTTTTGCACCGACCCGACTCTTCCGCTTGTCAAAAA GAACACGGTGGGATTTAACGTGCGCGTGACTCAGGAAACCCTACCGGTGCCTCTGCTTGAGCAGCTTTCCTTAGCGCCCAGCACTCGGCCAGCTACGCTCGTGTCACGGCAATTTCTCCTATCACCAGGCAAAATGCAAATCGAGATGTGTCTCGATCGGGCTGTTGTTTATTACGGCGAGAAATTATCCATGCACGTCCAAATCACTAACAACAGCAGCCGGACTATTCGCAAAATCAAATGCAAACTGTATCAGGTGTCACAGCTTTCATTCGCCACAGGTGAAAGACGAGCGCCGTTGTATTGCATGGAAACAACAGAAGGATGTCCCATTCCGCCAGGAGCAACGCTCCAAAGG ACATACACCTTGATGACGAAGCTGCAACCTCATCGCACCAACGAAAACCTGGTCTTCGAAGCTTCGACAAATCGCGGCGAAGTCGAGAGACTATCAGCCTCCACTATATTTCCTTACACC GATCCCAAGGAAGGATTTGCCATTCTTGTTTCGTACGAAGCAAAG ATCAAGGTGTATATGGGTGGCTCTCAATTCCAATCGGTGCGGTCGACTTTGGGAGAGGTTTCTGCACGCGTACCGTTCTTTTTATTCCATCAAACACCGAGGGAAAACATCGAGCTGGAAGAGTCTGTTTCAACCTCAAATCCAGTTGCAAAACCACATCGGATGGTCAG ATTGACATCAGTGGACAATGAAGCAGCAAAAGAACAACCTCTTCTCGTCGACTGGTAG
- the LOC116927919 gene encoding uncharacterized protein LOC116927919 — MVKPAVELLFVLVILFGSSYALPTTKCARASPEELWYSDYSPMLKSSCLEEMSYYFRLILDRVEGDNLFTFIPHIKEDPEKAKNLTERMTLAEKTALFLMGQAYDVMENSWLTLGETSRLFLAGGAPASEVARSMENLHKAHVHANELLIDAGRKIAVFFRDMLELAIEGVTLMLETEVEEAPEGDYEMAKLIQEKIVKTAPVDLIGIIVRRFIGRSMGTIQTSPNKDTPDVLFSVMPRINQMVNDFKETMDRELLTAESWTSFMEKELEKSLVATKKRELENFVLIYRNEVYVYEVLMNMITSYTE, encoded by the exons ATGGTGAAACCTGCGGTTGAACTTCTGTTTGTGTTGGTGATTCTGTTCGGATCATCGTACGCTTTGCCGACGACAAAATGTGCACGTGCGTCACCAGAGGAGCTCTGGTATTCCGATTACTCACCGATGCTCAAATCCAGCTGTTTAGAGG AAATGTCGTACTACTTTCGTCTGATCTTGGACCGAGTGGAAGGCGACAATTTATTCACATTCATCCCGCACATCAAAGAGGATCCAGA GAAAGCGAAGAACCTGACGGAAAGGATGACCTTGGCAGAAAAGACAGCCCTTTTTCTAATGGGACAAGCGTACGACGTCATGGAAAACTCTTGGCTAACCCTCGGAGAAACCAGTCGTCTGTTTTTGGCTGGCGGTGCACCGGCCAGCGAGGTGGCTCGATCGATGGAAAACCTACATA AAGCCCATGTTCACGCAAACGAACTACTAATTGACGCTGGCCGCAAAATCGCAGTTTTCTTCAGAGATATGCTGGAATTAG CTATCGAAGGAGTGACCCTCATGTTAGAAACTGAAGTGGAAGAAGCACCGGAAGGTGACTACGAAATGGCTAAATTGATACAGGAGAAGATTGTAAAG ACAGCACCTGTAGATTTAATTGGTATCATTGTTCGTCGATTCATTGGCAGAAGCATGGGCACCATACAAACATCGCCTAACAAAGAT ACTCCAGACGTTCTATTCAGTGTGATGCCGAGGATCAATCAG ATGGTTAATGACTTTAAAGAGACGATGGACAGAGAATTGTTGACAGCCGAAAGTTGGACATCCTTTATGGAAAAAGAGCTCGAAAAGTCCTTGGTGGCAACAAAGAAACGAGAACTAGAAAACTTTGTGCTCATTTATCGTAACGAAGTTTACGTTTACGAAGTGCTAATGAATATGATCACTTCCTACACAGAATAA